A window of the Cicer arietinum cultivar CDC Frontier isolate Library 1 chromosome 6, Cicar.CDCFrontier_v2.0, whole genome shotgun sequence genome harbors these coding sequences:
- the LOC101498302 gene encoding uncharacterized protein, which translates to MLIFARNLFHTTGSRVSSFYSPFHSNPFPLFFTLSSQSSQNPIFGFPMILFTSFFCVIRYPFSSKSSFDDTVSESVRSFAQRDDPHMFDSALAPIWVSKVLVNLKGDPKSALKFFHSAGNQVGFSHTAESYCILVHILFCGMFYFDAKNVIKEWILLRREIPGCDWFDMLWLTRNVCRTGFGVFDALFGVLVELGMLDESRQCFWKMKKFRVLPKVRSCNVLLHKLSKSDQGKLTLRFFKEMVEAGLSPSVFTYNIVIGYLTKEGELETARSLFERMKQMGLMPDVVTYNSLIDGYGKVGLLTEAVIVFEEMKDAGCEPDVITYNSLINFFCKFERIPQAFRYLCEMKERELKPNVVTYSTMIDAFCKAGMLLEAIKFFIDMIRVGLQPNEFTYTSLIDANCKIGDLNEAYKLTSEMLQAGLKLNIVTYTALLDGLCYDGRMKEAEELFRALLEAGVALNLQIYTSLIHGCIKAKMMEKAMDILEEMNKKNFKLDPLLYGTKIWGLCRQNKIQESEAVIREMKDRGLTANSYIYTSLMDAYFKVGKVTEAVNLLQEMQELGIETTVVTYGVLIDGLCKKGLVQKAVSYCDHMIETGLQPNIMIFTALIDGLYKNDCVEAANKLFNVMLDKGIRPDKLVYTALIDGNLKHGNPEEALSLLNRMVELGIELDLHAYTSLVWGFSHCGEVQQAKSFLNEMLGKGITPDQVLCIRLLRKYYELGDINEAQELHNDMMRRGLVNMDTAVP; encoded by the coding sequence ATGTTGATTTTTGCTCGCAACCTCTTCCACACCACCGGTAGCCGTGTAAGCTCCTTCTATTCACCATTTCATTCAAACCCATTTCCCCTTTTCTTCACCCTATCATCCCAATCTTCTCAAAATCCAATTTTTGGTTTCCCCATGATTTTGTTCACTAGCTTCTTTTGTGTTATCAGATAcccattttcttcaaaatcttctTTTGACGACACTGTTTCTGAGTCAGTTCGTAGTTTCGCGCAACGTGATGATCCCCACATGTTTGATTCAGCACTTGCACCTATTTGGGTGTCTAAGGTTTTGGTGAATTTGAAAGGGGACCCAAAATCGGCATTGAAGTTTTTCCACAGTGCAGGGAATCAAGTTGGGTTTAGCCACACTGCTGAATCTTATTGTATccttgttcatattttgttttgtgGGATGTTTTATTTTGATGCGAAAAATGTTATTAAAGAGTGGATTTTGTTGAGGAGGGAAATTCCGGGTTGTGATTGGTTTGATATGTTATGGTTGACTAGGAATGTTTGTAGGACAGGGTTTGGGGTTTTTGATGCTTTGTTTGGTGTTTTGGTTGAGTTGGGGATGCTTGATGAATCTAGGCAATGTTTTTGGAAGATGAAAAAGTTCAGGGTTCTGCCGAAAGTGCGGTCCTGTAATGTGCTTCTTCACAAGCTTTCGAAATCAGACCAAGGGAAATTGACCTTGAGATTTTTCAAGGAGATGGTTGAGGCTGGTCTTTCGCCTTCGGTTTTCACCTATAATATAGTGATAGGCTATTTGACCAAAGAAGGAGAGTTAGAAACTGCTAGGAGTTTGTTTGAACGGATGAAACAGATGGGTCTTATGCCGGATGTTGTCACTTATAATTCCCTCATTGATGGGTATGGGAAGGTGGGATTATTGACTGAAGCTGTTATtgtttttgaggaaatgaaGGATGCAGGATGTGAACCAGATGTGATAACATACAAttctttaatcaattttttctgTAAATTTGAAAGAATTCCTCAAGCTTTTCGGTATCTGTGTGAGATGAAGGAAAGAGAGTTGAAGCCAAATGTTGTAACTTATAGTACAATGATAGACGCATTTTGCAAGGCCGGCATGTTGCTGGAAGCAATTAAATTTTTCATCGACATGATACGTGTTGGTCTTCAACCCAATGAGTTTACATATACATCTCTGATCGATGCAAATTGTAAAATAGGGGATCTGAATGAAGCTTACAAACTGACAAGTGAGATGCTGCAGGCTGGCCTTAAGTTAAATATTGTTACCTATACTGCATTACTGGATGGTCTTTGTTATGATGGTAGAATGAAAGAAGCGGAAGAACTATTCAGAGCATTGCTTGAAGCTGGTGTGGCTCTTAATTTGCAAATTTATACTTCCCTTATTCATGGATGTATCAAGGCTAAGATGATGGAGAAAGCCATGGATATTTTAGAGGAAATGAACAAGAAAAACTTCAAACTAGATCCCCTTCTGTATGGAACCAAAATATGGGGTCTTTGTAGgcaaaataaaatacaagaaTCTGAGGCTGTAATACGCGAGATGAAGGATCGTGGTCTGACTGCAAACAGTTATATATATACATCCCTTATGGATGCGTATTTTAAGGTTGGAAAAGTCACAGAAGCTGTTAATCTATTACAAGAGATGCAGGAATTGGGTATCGAAACAACAGTTGTAACCTATGGTGTACTAATTGATGGTTTATGCAAAAAAGGTTTAGTTCAAAAGGCTGTTAGTTACTGTGACCACATGATTGAAACTGGTTTGCAACctaatattatgatttttacTGCACTGATTGATGGCCTCTATAAAAATGATTGTGTTGAAGCAGCCAATAAGCTGTTCAATGTGATGTTGGATAAGGGAATTAGGCCAGATAAGTTAGTTTATACCGCTTTGATTGATGGAAACCTGAAGCACGGTAATCCTGAAGAAGCTTTGAGTTTGCTTAATAGAATGGTTGAATTGGGTATAGAGCTTGACCTGCATGCTTATACTTCATTGGTTTGGGGTTTTTCGCATTGCGGTGAAGTACAACAGGCCAAGTCATTTCTAAACGAGATGCTCGGAAAGGGCATTACTCCTGATCAGGTTCTCTGTATTCGGCTTCTGAGAAAATATTATGAGCTAGGGGACATAAATGAAGCTCAGGAGCTTCATAATGATATGATGAGGAGGGGCCTAGTTAACATGGACACAGCAGTTCCCTAA